In a genomic window of Phaeobacter inhibens DSM 16374:
- a CDS encoding DUF3768 domain-containing protein: MTITVQPQTDCSDPTLIAAQNDAFRKLACLGVPPAQPIRGRMHVTRSLMEAGDGFMAEAVKATGEFNTFEPENDPEGWHDFGAVEIRGETVFWKIDLYEADSDFRYGAETPDNPATTMRVLTIMLARDW; this comes from the coding sequence ATGACCATCACTGTACAGCCCCAGACAGACTGCTCGGATCCGACCTTGATCGCCGCGCAGAACGACGCGTTCCGCAAGCTCGCGTGCCTTGGAGTGCCGCCCGCGCAGCCCATCCGAGGCCGGATGCATGTCACCCGCTCGCTTATGGAGGCCGGTGACGGCTTTATGGCCGAGGCCGTGAAAGCCACCGGGGAATTCAACACCTTCGAGCCCGAGAATGATCCCGAAGGCTGGCATGATTTCGGGGCGGTCGAGATCCGGGGAGAGACCGTGTTCTGGAAAATCGATCTGTATGAAGCGGATTCCGACTTCCGCTACGGGGCTGAGACCCCGGACAACCCCGCGACCACCATGCGCGTGCTGACCATCATGCTGGCGCGCGATTGGTAG
- a CDS encoding ParB/RepB/Spo0J family partition protein, with protein MTTSFAPLTVAIGDLVPHPANVRSNSPETYDSENIAHLKASIAVLGVLQPLLVQKLDGKYAVLAGGRRHAALSELVADKAAKGFTSKTKVDCRLVPEDCDVTTALSLAENITQAPMNAIDEFEAFARMMEIDGQTPETIAKTFGTTVAAVKGRLRYGLIHLDIRAAARAKTITLDTMKAFAEHPSQEVQREVYEALTKEDSYLQAYTVRQALKSRGVQVSDDIGAFVREDYEARGGAVAADLLEEHSVLEDAALVETILLEKLEAAAEEARVRLGFAWADALVRYDYATMADYGRVYPGPIEPDEAAQKRIDEITAELEQLQLEMEDEGLDDDAYNALYDRVDALEEESRDLQEAYSTEDLARAGVVASWSNGKVTLHIGLVRPEDTAKEEGVRGSSASPTGEEAPVAGEITYPASLAEDLKTERAMALGAAMALHPEATLDLTLFKLVSDVLASGMSVTQAIKVDARKEYRSHAKMDEIDETSLEQVAAAHDTLDLSWLDDSRSPADQFAAFRALKPGEKAKLVAYATASTTQSCFARDRQRDSLMHAFEIEIMPDIRAHWTPNAALFNRFKKAGLLKILGEDLGLAQEAATLASSSKKEIVSFCDKLFAEPFATLMDAQRAAVAAWCPPMMQTAGGACDETAPITETPEPDGEVAQAA; from the coding sequence ATGACCACAAGCTTTGCCCCCCTCACCGTCGCCATCGGCGATCTGGTCCCGCATCCCGCCAATGTGCGCAGTAACTCCCCGGAAACCTATGATTCTGAAAACATCGCGCATCTGAAAGCCAGCATCGCTGTGCTGGGTGTGCTTCAGCCGCTCCTTGTCCAGAAGCTCGACGGCAAATACGCCGTCCTCGCCGGTGGCCGTCGCCATGCCGCGCTGAGCGAGCTGGTCGCAGACAAGGCCGCCAAGGGGTTCACCTCGAAGACCAAGGTCGACTGCCGCCTTGTGCCGGAGGATTGCGACGTGACGACGGCGCTGTCGCTGGCTGAGAACATCACGCAAGCGCCGATGAATGCCATCGACGAGTTCGAGGCCTTCGCCCGGATGATGGAGATCGATGGCCAGACGCCCGAGACCATCGCAAAAACCTTCGGCACCACGGTGGCCGCCGTGAAAGGCCGGTTGCGCTACGGGCTGATCCACCTCGATATCCGCGCCGCGGCCCGGGCGAAGACGATCACGCTCGACACGATGAAGGCCTTTGCCGAGCACCCGAGCCAGGAGGTGCAGCGCGAGGTCTATGAGGCGCTCACCAAGGAAGACAGCTATCTGCAGGCCTACACTGTCCGTCAGGCGCTGAAATCTCGCGGCGTGCAGGTCAGCGACGATATCGGAGCCTTCGTGCGGGAAGACTACGAGGCCCGCGGCGGCGCTGTCGCGGCCGATCTGCTGGAAGAACATTCGGTGCTCGAGGATGCGGCACTGGTCGAGACCATCCTGCTCGAGAAGCTCGAGGCCGCCGCCGAGGAGGCCCGTGTGAGGCTGGGCTTTGCCTGGGCCGATGCGTTGGTCCGCTATGATTACGCGACCATGGCCGACTACGGCCGCGTCTATCCCGGTCCGATCGAGCCCGATGAGGCCGCCCAGAAGCGCATCGACGAGATCACCGCCGAGCTTGAGCAACTGCAACTCGAGATGGAAGATGAGGGGCTCGATGACGACGCCTACAACGCTCTCTACGACCGCGTGGACGCACTGGAAGAGGAATCCCGCGACCTGCAGGAGGCTTATAGCACCGAGGACCTGGCGCGCGCCGGGGTTGTCGCCTCGTGGTCAAATGGGAAGGTGACGCTCCATATTGGCCTCGTGCGCCCGGAGGACACCGCGAAAGAGGAAGGCGTGCGTGGCTCCTCGGCTAGCCCGACCGGGGAGGAGGCCCCGGTCGCTGGCGAAATCACCTATCCGGCCTCACTGGCTGAGGACCTCAAGACCGAGCGGGCCATGGCCCTTGGCGCCGCGATGGCGCTGCATCCCGAGGCCACGCTCGATCTGACGCTCTTCAAGCTGGTGAGTGATGTTCTGGCCAGCGGCATGAGTGTCACGCAGGCGATCAAGGTCGACGCCCGCAAGGAATACCGCAGCCATGCCAAGATGGACGAGATCGACGAGACCTCGCTTGAGCAGGTGGCCGCGGCGCATGATACGCTGGACCTGTCGTGGCTCGATGACAGCCGTTCGCCCGCCGATCAGTTCGCGGCGTTTCGCGCGCTGAAGCCGGGTGAGAAGGCCAAGCTCGTCGCCTATGCGACGGCCAGCACGACGCAGTCCTGCTTCGCGCGGGACCGCCAGCGCGACAGCCTGATGCATGCGTTCGAGATCGAGATCATGCCCGATATTCGCGCCCACTGGACACCGAATGCGGCACTCTTCAACCGCTTCAAGAAGGCCGGGCTCCTGAAGATCCTCGGCGAGGATCTGGGCCTGGCCCAGGAGGCGGCGACGCTGGCCTCGTCGAGCAAGAAGGAGATTGTCTCCTTCTGCGACAAACTCTTTGCCGAGCCTTTCGCCACGCTAATGGACGCGCAGCGCGCTGCCGTGGCGGCCTGGTGCCCGCCGATGATGCAGACCGCCGGTGGCGCCTGTGATGAGACGGCGCCGATCACGGAAACCCCGGAACCTGACGGCGAGGTCGCGCAAGCGGCCTGA